From Pseudanabaena sp. PCC 6802, one genomic window encodes:
- a CDS encoding ABC transporter ATP-binding protein codes for MSSLQTLLHKLKNALRLLPALRLVWQSSPGWTAIYIFLLIAQGIVPVLQLYLTKLIIDTVSISVTSADRASNFSQLILLIALTGAVTLVNVVLTSGAELVNTAQSQQIENYMSSIIHAKSIEVDLEYYENPQYFDTLQRAQEEATYRPKQILNNLVEAGQNVISLVAMVGLLLSLHWGVAGVLFVAAIPAVLVRFKFAKIMYHWHRKRTAIDRETEYLSWLLTGNLFAKEIRLFDLGSLFSRRFDKLRQQLYRENMEISTKRFLASLGAQAAAIVLMLTAYSFIIYQTFVGILRIGDLVLYYQALQRGQESLKGVLSSLSSLYEDNLFLVNLYEFLGLRPNIVQVAHPKPVPQNMATGIVFDRVNFQYPNSTRQALQDISLTIKPGEIVALVGENGSGKTTLIKLMCRLYDPTSGRIAIDGIDIRHFDIIELRRQFSIIFQDYVKYYFTVRENIGLGNIDIPPNHESIIAAARRSGADRVIARLPQGYDTMLGNWFDQGEELSIGQWQKVALARAFLRNSPVIVLDEPTSAMDAKAEAEVFEGFRQLIAGQTAILISHRLSTVKMADRIYVMTDGSIVESGSHEDLVRLGGTYANLFEIQAQHYR; via the coding sequence ATGTCCTCCTTGCAAACGTTACTGCATAAACTTAAGAATGCCTTGCGGCTTTTACCAGCATTGCGCCTGGTCTGGCAAAGCTCCCCTGGCTGGACTGCTATTTATATTTTCTTGTTAATCGCTCAGGGCATTGTACCTGTACTGCAACTGTATCTCACAAAGCTGATTATCGATACGGTCAGTATCAGCGTTACCAGTGCTGACAGAGCGTCTAACTTCTCTCAACTAATTCTCCTCATTGCTTTAACTGGTGCGGTTACTCTAGTCAACGTTGTCTTGACATCCGGTGCGGAACTTGTCAATACTGCCCAATCCCAGCAGATCGAGAACTATATGAGTAGTATAATTCATGCCAAATCCATTGAAGTAGATCTGGAGTACTATGAGAATCCCCAGTACTTCGATACGCTGCAACGCGCCCAAGAAGAAGCCACTTATCGTCCCAAGCAAATCCTGAATAATCTGGTAGAAGCCGGTCAGAATGTTATTTCCCTGGTCGCAATGGTAGGATTGCTACTTTCGCTACATTGGGGAGTTGCTGGCGTATTGTTTGTGGCAGCAATTCCAGCGGTATTGGTGCGGTTTAAATTTGCCAAGATTATGTACCATTGGCATCGCAAACGCACTGCGATCGATCGGGAAACTGAATACCTCAGTTGGCTGTTGACAGGAAATCTTTTTGCTAAAGAAATTCGTCTATTTGACTTAGGTTCGCTTTTCAGCCGGCGCTTTGACAAGTTACGGCAGCAACTGTACCGAGAAAATATGGAGATCTCGACTAAGCGCTTTCTCGCTAGTTTAGGTGCCCAAGCTGCAGCGATCGTTCTCATGCTTACTGCCTATAGCTTCATCATCTATCAAACCTTCGTGGGAATTCTGCGCATTGGCGATCTGGTACTTTATTACCAAGCTCTACAACGCGGACAGGAGTCTCTTAAGGGAGTTTTGAGCAGTCTATCATCGCTCTATGAAGACAACTTATTTCTTGTCAATCTCTACGAGTTTTTGGGGTTGAGACCCAATATAGTTCAAGTCGCACATCCCAAGCCCGTTCCTCAAAACATGGCAACTGGCATTGTTTTCGATCGCGTGAACTTCCAATACCCCAACTCTACCAGGCAAGCACTCCAGGATATTAGCCTGACGATTAAACCAGGTGAAATAGTAGCATTAGTAGGTGAAAACGGCTCTGGTAAAACCACTTTGATTAAGCTGATGTGCCGTCTGTACGATCCAACCAGTGGGAGGATCGCGATTGATGGTATCGATATCCGTCACTTTGATATCATAGAACTGCGCCGCCAATTCAGCATTATTTTCCAGGACTATGTTAAGTATTACTTTACTGTCAGAGAAAATATCGGTTTGGGAAATATTGACATTCCACCAAATCACGAAAGCATAATTGCGGCGGCGCGTCGTTCTGGAGCCGATCGCGTCATCGCCAGATTACCTCAAGGCTATGACACCATGTTGGGAAATTGGTTCGACCAGGGTGAAGAACTTAGTATCGGTCAATGGCAGAAAGTAGCACTGGCAAGGGCATTCCTGCGGAACTCACCTGTGATTGTCCTGGACGAACCTACCAGCGCTATGGATGCTAAAGCAGAAGCTGAAGTCTTTGAAGGATTTCGCCAGCTAATTGCAGGTCAAACGGCTATTCTGATCAGCCATCGTCTATCCACAGTTAAGATGGCCGATCGCATTTATGTAATGACTGATGGCTCGATTGTGGAAAGCGGCAGTCACGAGGATCTAGTACGGTTGGGCGGAACTTATGCCAATTTGTTTGAAATTCAAGCCCAACACTATAGGTGA
- a CDS encoding methyltransferase domain-containing protein, with protein sequence MTLDSRRNEAYARALTQAIAPDSVVLDLGAGLGIHGLLAAKLGAKQVYLVEPEDIISVAAQIVRANGFSDRIHCLQGKIEEVNLPERVDAIVSVFTGNFLLEEDLLPSLFYARDKYLKPGGVMIPQAAVMEAVPICAEELHQQEIASWSTPHMGIDHDPARTYASQSIYYYNKELNKARYLAEPAKLLTLDFHQAHSTYCQSEVQYAIAESGTCHGFAGWFKMQLGETWLSTAPHEPPLHWSAAFLPLDPPIELTAGEEIVFKLQRPPCGDWTWEVRTNLTQQVRSTFFSVPRTLKSIKQVAWDYQPQINDKGRAALYVLSHSNGTLSIEKLSHHLVQDYPHLFAEPHKAISFVQSLVSSFS encoded by the coding sequence ATGACCCTTGATTCTCGTCGCAATGAAGCCTACGCTCGAGCTTTGACCCAGGCGATCGCTCCTGACAGTGTCGTCCTCGATTTAGGTGCTGGCCTGGGCATCCACGGACTTTTAGCGGCCAAGTTAGGTGCCAAGCAAGTTTATCTGGTCGAACCCGAAGATATTATTAGCGTCGCCGCTCAAATTGTGCGAGCCAATGGGTTTAGCGATCGCATCCATTGCCTCCAGGGCAAGATTGAAGAGGTGAATTTGCCCGAACGAGTAGACGCGATCGTATCCGTATTTACTGGTAACTTTTTACTGGAAGAAGATCTGCTGCCATCGCTGTTCTACGCCCGCGACAAGTATTTAAAACCAGGGGGAGTAATGATTCCCCAAGCAGCGGTGATGGAAGCAGTACCCATATGCGCTGAAGAACTCCATCAACAAGAAATAGCATCCTGGTCGACACCTCACATGGGCATAGACCACGATCCGGCTCGCACGTACGCCAGTCAATCCATTTACTACTACAACAAAGAGTTGAACAAGGCTCGCTATTTGGCAGAACCCGCCAAATTGTTAACCCTGGATTTTCATCAAGCTCATAGCACCTACTGCCAGAGCGAAGTGCAATATGCGATTGCGGAATCTGGAACGTGCCATGGCTTTGCTGGTTGGTTCAAGATGCAGTTAGGAGAAACATGGCTTTCAACGGCCCCTCACGAACCTCCCCTACATTGGTCGGCAGCATTTTTACCCCTCGACCCTCCCATCGAACTGACAGCAGGTGAGGAGATCGTCTTTAAATTGCAACGTCCTCCCTGTGGCGACTGGACTTGGGAAGTAAGAACCAATCTGACTCAACAGGTGCGTTCTACTTTTTTTTCGGTGCCGAGAACACTTAAGAGTATCAAGCAAGTTGCCTGGGACTATCAACCCCAGATTAACGATAAAGGTAGGGCTGCTCTTTACGTTTTATCCCATAGTAATGGCACCTTATCAATAGAAAAACTCAGCCATCATCTGGTTCAGGATTACCCTCACTTATTCGCAGAACCTCATAAAGCTATAAGTTTTGTCCAGAGCTTAGTTAGCAGTTTTTCCTAG